In a single window of the uncultured Pseudodesulfovibrio sp. genome:
- a CDS encoding RsmG family class I SAM-dependent methyltransferase, which translates to MSHTQPNAEAVLAAARKLGRPVEPEQAELLAVYLDQLIKWNKKMNLVGPSDWRTVFDRLVVDSLFLADFVSGLNLPERPLCLDFGAGAGLPGIPLRVLWREGDYWLVEVREKRSTFMKSALGRLKLPATSVFLGKAEDALDRLSRSGHQATADLILSRAFMPWQKLLDFIHPMLRKGPDRNGIAIILANDPPPDESAVPDGWGLGDVASYPAAGGERYFWSFSAQ; encoded by the coding sequence ATGTCCCATACCCAACCCAATGCAGAGGCCGTGCTGGCCGCGGCCCGCAAGCTGGGCCGTCCCGTGGAGCCGGAACAGGCCGAGCTGTTGGCCGTGTACCTGGACCAGCTTATCAAGTGGAACAAAAAGATGAACCTGGTCGGCCCGTCCGATTGGCGGACCGTATTCGACAGGCTGGTGGTCGACTCCCTGTTCCTGGCAGACTTTGTGAGCGGGCTGAACCTGCCCGAACGTCCATTGTGTCTCGATTTCGGGGCCGGGGCCGGATTGCCGGGCATCCCTCTGCGCGTGCTCTGGCGGGAAGGCGACTATTGGCTGGTGGAGGTGCGCGAGAAACGGTCCACGTTCATGAAAAGCGCACTGGGCCGCCTCAAGCTACCCGCGACCAGCGTCTTTCTGGGCAAGGCCGAGGACGCCCTGGACCGTCTGTCCCGGTCCGGCCACCAGGCCACGGCCGACCTCATCCTCAGCCGCGCTTTCATGCCGTGGCAGAAACTTCTGGATTTCATTCACCCCATGCTCCGCAAGGGGCCGGACCGGAACGGCATTGCCATCATCCTGGCCAACGATCCGCCGCCGGATGAATCGGCAGTTCCCGATGGCTGGGGGCTCGGCGACGTGGCCTCCTACCCCGCGGCCGGTGGCGAGCGGTATTTCTGGTCGTTTTCGGCCCAATAA